The genomic stretch GTCAACGTGGTGGCCCTTTTGAGAAAAATCAATCCCCTCGATTAACTCCGGAATTATTACTTTCAAAATACCAGTATTATTCAATAACCTTATTCCATCAGACGGCTTGCCCGACAAAAGAATTTTAAATAATTCATCTCTTATCCTTTCTCCGGCGATTTTATTAATCAACAGAGCATTTTTTTGTATTGACTGAAAAGTACTCTCCTCGATGATAAATCCGATTTGTGAAGCAATTCTAACCGCCCGCATCATCCTGAGGGCATCTTCCGCGAATCTTTCATCCGGATTCCCGACAGCCCTGACCAACCGATTTTTTAAATCCTCCTGCCCCCCATACATATCAATAATTTTTAAGTCTCCCTTGTCAAAGGGAGATTTAGAGGGATTTAATTGAATTGCCATGGCATTTATCGTAAAATCCCTTCTTTGCAAATCTTCCTCCAGAGTTTTTCCCCATTTTATTTCGTCCGGATGTCGTGCATCAGAATAACCACGTTCAGTTCTAAAAGTTGTGACTTCAAAAATCTCCTTATCTTTTCCGACCACAGAAAAAGTACCAAAAACATTGTTGCAAAAACCATTTTTTGGAAACAATCTACTCATTTCATCCGGGGTCAAGTTAGTTGTAAAGTCCCAATCCTTGACCTCTCTTCCCAACATTAAATCTCTAACAGCTCCGCCGACTATATAAATCTCAGCGCCGTTATCTAAAAATTTAT from Candidatus Shapirobacteria bacterium encodes the following:
- a CDS encoding HD domain-containing protein, translating into MDLEIPLKVKKIINKFLDNGAEIYIVGGAVRDLMLGREVKDWDFTTNLTPDEMSRLFPKNGFCNNVFGTFSVVGKDKEIFEVTTFRTERGYSDARHPDEIKWGKTLEEDLQRRDFTINAMAIQLNPSKSPFDKGDLKIIDMYGGQEDLKNRLVRAVGNPDERFAEDALRMMRAVRIASQIGFIIEESTFQSIQKNALLINKIAGERIRDELFKILLSGKPSDGIRLLNNTGILKVIIPELIEGIDFSQKGHHVDDVWNHNLKTLDQCQSINPITRLACLLHDVGKPGAAKGHGEARTFHNHEVVGSRMAVRIGKRLRLSNDELDLLFRLVRWHMFTVEETQTDKAVRRFIRNVTVPFIDEMIAMRRADRIGGGAKETSWRWELFKERIVEVQKQPFSVKDLKVDGNDVMEILGIRPGPEVGKVLLSIFTRVEKKPELNERNILLNFIRECQ